Part of the Rhodococcus sp. OK302 genome is shown below.
AGCACCGACGGCAAGTTCCTGGAACTCTCCATCCAGTCCACCTCGCCCAGCACCATCACCACGACCAGTGCTCCCACTGTGGTCGTGCGGGGCACCGTCAAGAATGTCGGCGACCGGCCCGTCGAAGATGTCGGCGTCCGATTGCAACGTGCGCCGGCCATCGACAATGCAGCCGACGTGCGCGGCGCACTCGAATTCGATCAGGCCATCTTCGATACGGTCGGCGAATTCGATACCGTCGCCACCAGCCTCGACAAGGGTGAATCCCGGCCGTTCACGCTGTCACTCCCGCTACGCTCCGCCACGGAACTCTCCCTCGACATCACCGAACCCGGCGTCTACCCGATGCTCGTCAACGTCAACGGCACCCCCGAATACGGCGGCGCGGCCAGGCTCGACGACGCACGATTCCTCCTCCCGGTTCTCGGAGTACCGGCTGTGTCCGGCGCAACGACAACATCCGAATCGACCAGCGCTTCCACCGCAGTTGTCCCTCCCGACACCTCGGCCCCGGTCGGCGTGACGATGATGTGGCCTCTCGCCGACGCACCGAAACTCGTCGGCGGAATCCCCGGATCGATCAACGACCCCATCCGTCTCATCGACGACGACCTTGCCACCGAACTTTCCGACGGCGGACGCCTCGACGCGCTTGTCGACGCCGTCGAATCTGCGACCAAACCCGAAAACGACGCCGACGGCAAGGTCACGGATTCCCTCTGCCTCGCCATCGATCCCGACCTGCTGATCACCGTCGAGAACATGACGCGCGGATACCTCGTCGTCGACAATGCCGGAATCCCCGCCGGTGATACCCATGAAGGCCGCGGACGGGATGCGGCCGGCAACTGGCTGCAAAGAGTCAAGACTTTGGCAGCGTCGATGTGCACGACGTCCGTTCCTTTTGCGCAGGCCGATCTCGCCGCGGTCGGTACCGTCGCAAATCCTGAATTGACGGCGACGGCCATCGATCGCCCCGCCGACATCCTCGACAACATCCTCGGTGTGACCTCGGTTCGGAACTTCGTGTGGCCGGATTCGGGAGTCCTCGATTCCGTCACCGTCGACACTCTCAACGCCCACCCCACCACCGCCCTGGTGGCAGCGTCATCTGTGGATTCGAGCCGCGCACAACTCTCCTCACGCATCACCGAGACCGTCAGCGCACTCGCTTTCGACACCGGAGCGGCCGCAGCCCTCGCCGCGACCGGATCCAACCCGTCGACGCCGTCGTACATCGACCAGGACACGGCGCCGCAACTCGCATCCGAATCCCGGGTTGCCCGACGTCAGGATGCGCTGGGCGCACTAGCCTGGTCCGCATTGACTCCCACCGCCCGGCCGCGCAATCAGATCCTGGCGCCGCCGCAGCTCTGGAGCGCCGACGCCGACGACGCCACCGCAGTGCTGTCGATGCTGTCGACACTCATCCGTTCAGGCCTGGCCACACCGCAGTCCCTGCCCGCGCTGCTCGGACGGCAACCCGGCACCACCGATGCCGCGACGCTCGAATACCCGGAACGGGCAACCGAGGACGGTCCGCAGACATCGGTCATCGACACTGCGCGGACACAATTGCCCCGCATCGACGCTCTCGAATCGACCCTCGTGGACGATCCCGGACTTCCGTTGACGCCGCGGCGGTTCACGGCGCCGCTTCGTGAGGATCTGCTGCGCGCGATGAGTTCGGCCAATCGACGCGACGCCAGTGCCACCGCCGTCCGAAATGCCGAACGAGCAGCGAGCATCCGCGCAGCCAACGTGACGGGCACCGTCGACAACCTCTACCGAGCAGTCACCGTCGTATCTCCGGGAGGCGTCTACACACTGGCGTCCGGTCAAGCTCCGTTGCTGCTCGTAGCTCGCAACGAACTGCCGATCGCGATCAACGTCAACCTCCGAGTGGATGCTCCGCCGGAGATGAAAATCAGTGATATCGGTCCCAAACAGTTGCCGCCACGCGGTAGCCGACAATTGACTGTGCCTGCGGAAATGAACGATTCCCGCAAGTTGGTCGTCAACTTCTCCCTCACGACAACTGACGGACGCCAATTGGGTGTGCCGACCAGCGTGACCGTACGGTCGAATGCGTACGGTCGTCCGCTGGCCGCTCTGACCGCAACTGCGGGGGGTTTGCTGTTGTTTTTGGCGGGTAGGCGGCTGTGGCATCGATTCAGGGGTCAGCCGGACCCAGCAGATGAAGGGTACGAACAGCGATGACCGGGAATCCGCCGCAAGGCCCTCGGTCCGGGATCACGCGCAAGAGCGCCGCGACCGGATCGCATCCACGCATGCCACCGTGGGAACGCGGCTACCCGATTCAGCCGGTCAACCCGGACGCTCGTTTCGACGACGCGCCCACCATGACCATTCCGGTGATTCGCGACTATCCGCGTTATCGCGAAGCGGAAATGGAGCTGGCGAATCGGCCCGTCTCGGAATCCGGTGACGTCGATCCCGACTCGCACGTGATGGCCGGCGACCGCAAGGAAACCAACTCCCGACTCCTTGCCGCAACCGGTTCGATTGCCATCGCAACGTTGACGAGCCGAATCACCGGCTTCGCGAAACAGCTCATGGTCCTGATGGTTCTGGGGCCGGCGATCGCCAGCTCCTTCACCATCGCCAGCCAGATTCCGAACATGATCGCGGAACTGGTTCTCGGCGCCGTCCTGACCGCGATCGTCGTACCCGTGCTGGTCCGCGCAGAACGTGAAGACCCGGACAACGGCGAAGCATTTGTTCGACGACTCTTCACCGCGGCACTGGTGCTGCTCGGCGTTGCCGCGCTCCTCGCCACCCTCGCAGCACCGATACTCACGAGATACGTCTTCCTGTCTCCGGACGGCAAGGTCAATACCGATCTGACGACAGCTCTGTCGTACCTCTTGTTGCCGGCGATTCTGTTCTACGGACTGTCCGCGCTGTTCACAGCGTTCCTGAACACCCGTCAGATCTTCAAACCCGGCGCCTGGGCGCCAGTGCTCAACAATGTGATCGTCCTTGTCGTGTTCGTGGTCTTCTACCTGACCCCCGGCGAGATCTCGCTGAACCCGGTCTCGATGAGCGACCCCAAGCTGCTGACCCTGGGCCTCGGTATCACCGCCGGTGTCATCGCTCAGGCCGCCAGCCTGATCCCCGCGCTACGACGCGAGAAGATCTCCCTCAAGCCACTCTGGGGACTCGACGATCGCCTCCGCCAGTTCGGCGGCATGGCAGTCGCCATCATCTTGTACGTGCTGATCAGCCAGATGGGCATGATCTTCGCGACCCGCATCTCCTCACACGTCGACGAGGCCGGCCCGGCCATCTACAGCCAGGCGTGGTTGTTGCTCCAGCTTCCGTACGGCGTCCTCGGCGTGACGGTGCTGACGGCGATCATGCCCCGGCTGAGCCGCAACGCCGCAGCCGACGACACCCCCGCAGTTGTCGACGATCTTTCCGTCGCGACGCGACTGACCATGATCACGCTGGTCCCGATCATCATGTTCCTGACGTTCATGGGACCGCAGGTCGGTGAAGCCCTCTACGGTTACGGCCGGTTCGGTACCGAGCAGGCCGAGCGTCTCGGCACCGCCGTGAGCTGGTCGGCCTTCACCCTCATTCCCTACGCACTGGTGCTGATCCAGCTTCGCGTCTTCTACGCCCGGGAACAGGCGTGGACACCGACGTGGATCGTTCTCGGCATCACCGCCGTCAAGGTCGCACTCTCCGCCCTCGTCCCGCTGGTCGCGTCCAACACCGACCAGGTCGTGATCCTGCTCGGCGCCGCCAACGGAATCGGATACATCACCGGAGCCGCCATCGGTGGCTACCTGCTGCACCGCAGCCTCGGCGACCTGAAGATGGCCAACGTCGGTAAAACCGTGTGGTCCGTCGTACTCGCTTCATTGGCCGGCTCCCTGACGATGCTGGCCGTCGACCGGGTACTCGGATTCGACAAACTCACCGAACGATTCGGCGGACCCGGATCGTTTGTTCGCGTAGCTGTCGGCGGCATCCTCATGCTCGCCATCACCTTCACGATTCTGTACTTCAAGAAAATCCCGGAAGTTCTTTCCGTAACGGTTGCCGTCTCCCGGAAGATTCGTTCTGTGTTGGGTCGCCCCGAACCGACACAGAAATCGCACGCAATTCCGGACGAAGACAACTCGGGCAAAAATTTCGACGACGCCGCAACCGTTCTGATTCCTGCAATCAGAACGGAATCAAACGCGTACGAACAGCCAGGTGCGCTGCCGTACCCTGGTGCTGGAACCACCCCTGGACCTGGAA
Proteins encoded:
- a CDS encoding murein biosynthesis integral membrane protein MurJ, with the protein product MTGNPPQGPRSGITRKSAATGSHPRMPPWERGYPIQPVNPDARFDDAPTMTIPVIRDYPRYREAEMELANRPVSESGDVDPDSHVMAGDRKETNSRLLAATGSIAIATLTSRITGFAKQLMVLMVLGPAIASSFTIASQIPNMIAELVLGAVLTAIVVPVLVRAEREDPDNGEAFVRRLFTAALVLLGVAALLATLAAPILTRYVFLSPDGKVNTDLTTALSYLLLPAILFYGLSALFTAFLNTRQIFKPGAWAPVLNNVIVLVVFVVFYLTPGEISLNPVSMSDPKLLTLGLGITAGVIAQAASLIPALRREKISLKPLWGLDDRLRQFGGMAVAIILYVLISQMGMIFATRISSHVDEAGPAIYSQAWLLLQLPYGVLGVTVLTAIMPRLSRNAAADDTPAVVDDLSVATRLTMITLVPIIMFLTFMGPQVGEALYGYGRFGTEQAERLGTAVSWSAFTLIPYALVLIQLRVFYAREQAWTPTWIVLGITAVKVALSALVPLVASNTDQVVILLGAANGIGYITGAAIGGYLLHRSLGDLKMANVGKTVWSVVLASLAGSLTMLAVDRVLGFDKLTERFGGPGSFVRVAVGGILMLAITFTILYFKKIPEVLSVTVAVSRKIRSVLGRPEPTQKSHAIPDEDNSGKNFDDAATVLIPAIRTESNAYEQPGALPYPGAGTTPGPGITGSRPTERRGWSTESEGARVSNDKVSDDKSAGTSAVKASKPASAAEPKAAKPETAAPNAVAPRAAAPRTAAPKGDPSKAAASQAVPPKAVPASASPSSTPPANVPPANVPPASAPRSMPRGPKLIPGASVAGGRYRLLAPHGGTRGLQFWEALDVKLDREVALTFVDAEQRGDDNPQSGPQAVLSRTLRLGRINSPGLARVLDVVRGSSGGIVVAEWTPGRSLREMAETTPSPIGAARAVRSLASAAEAAHRTGGALSIDHPDRVRISINGDAVLAFPATLAEADSTSDVRGLGAMLYALITARWPLAEPSAGPVGGLLPAGRDAAGRPIEVRVIRPEVPFDISAVATRALQSESGIRTAATVQHILDQASVVNDKTEMIPALRLGHRDPGMSGHALTDPEAIEAEKKKSTRMLAALTALGVFTVIVLILLGVWVASFLSGSSNDTPLSEQSFGLTSEASAPETTSSPAPIVATLPVNASRVTVFSPQGTPDQPATAKNVIDGNPATEWSTDSYFQPFPSLKNGVGLMLTLADPAALKNVSITSDSPGTVVEIRSAPSADTTLDQTKEIGSGVLKSGVTEIPVTSDSAGQYVLIWITKLSTQSGQNQTSISDITFTAAR
- a CDS encoding glycoprotein; the protein is MRMALRRAGVAALVMAAVGLTGSAGVGPATPAPAGALPIETGSHTKAPRTSTDGKFLELSIQSTSPSTITTTSAPTVVVRGTVKNVGDRPVEDVGVRLQRAPAIDNAADVRGALEFDQAIFDTVGEFDTVATSLDKGESRPFTLSLPLRSATELSLDITEPGVYPMLVNVNGTPEYGGAARLDDARFLLPVLGVPAVSGATTTSESTSASTAVVPPDTSAPVGVTMMWPLADAPKLVGGIPGSINDPIRLIDDDLATELSDGGRLDALVDAVESATKPENDADGKVTDSLCLAIDPDLLITVENMTRGYLVVDNAGIPAGDTHEGRGRDAAGNWLQRVKTLAASMCTTSVPFAQADLAAVGTVANPELTATAIDRPADILDNILGVTSVRNFVWPDSGVLDSVTVDTLNAHPTTALVAASSVDSSRAQLSSRITETVSALAFDTGAAAALAATGSNPSTPSYIDQDTAPQLASESRVARRQDALGALAWSALTPTARPRNQILAPPQLWSADADDATAVLSMLSTLIRSGLATPQSLPALLGRQPGTTDAATLEYPERATEDGPQTSVIDTARTQLPRIDALESTLVDDPGLPLTPRRFTAPLREDLLRAMSSANRRDASATAVRNAERAASIRAANVTGTVDNLYRAVTVVSPGGVYTLASGQAPLLLVARNELPIAINVNLRVDAPPEMKISDIGPKQLPPRGSRQLTVPAEMNDSRKLVVNFSLTTTDGRQLGVPTSVTVRSNAYGRPLAALTATAGGLLLFLAGRRLWHRFRGQPDPADEGYEQR